One Zymoseptoria tritici IPO323 chromosome 3, whole genome shotgun sequence genomic region harbors:
- a CDS encoding calcium ion binding, calmodulin (calcium ion binding EF-hand): MADSLTEEQVSEFKEAFSLFDKDGDGQITTKELGTVMRSLGQNPSESELQDMINEVDADNNGTIDFPEFLTMMARKMKDTDSEEEIREAFKVFDRDNNGFISSAELRHVMTSIGEKLTDDEVDEMIREADQDGDGRIDYNEFVQLMMQK; the protein is encoded by the exons ATG GCCGACTCACTGACCGAGGAGCAAGTGTCCGAGTTCAAGGAAGCCTTCTCCCTCTTT gacaaggacggcgaTG GCCAAATCACCACTAAAGAGTTGGGCACCGTCATGCGCTCCCTCGGCCAGAACCCCAGCGAGTCCGAGCTGCAGGACATGATCAACGAGGTCGACGCCGACAACAACGGCACCATCGACTTTCCCGAGTTCCTGACCATGATGGCGCGCAAGATGAAGGACACCGactcggaggaggagatccgCGAGGCCTTCAAGGTCTTTGACCGCGACAACAACGGTTTCATCTCCTCGGCCGAGCTCCGACACGTCATGACCAGCATTGGCGAGAAGTTGACCGACGACGAGGTCGATGAGATGATTCGCGAGGCCGACCAGGACGGTGATGGCAGGATTGACT ACAACGAGTTCGTCCAATTGATGATGCAGAAGTAG
- a CDS encoding CSN6 COP9 complex subunit 6 (COP9 subunit 6) gives DTSLSVQLHPLVLLTISDYITRHTLRQQNGPIVGAVIGQQNGRSFTLEHAFECKVSAQDGEVKLDQEWFSDRIEMYKDVHKAPALELVALFALGPVDGPQPAHLPMLRQVRQLLSSDSIMLLLFHPEMVDSLQGGKLPISLFESVEEIEADQLQLRFRELQYEVETGDAEMIGVDFVAKGGGTATAVRKAEIHSPTTSGSKEKKGKGKGKAKEEDGDTNETTSTHHLSAEDDELISSLNAKVNAIKMLNERLDLIRSYLTSLPPSYLTDSTLKDMPENANYTLLRSVNSMLSRLPLLTSPKSDSQAASNQKEKQDVHLTSLLANLTRSVAEAQSLSSKFHVVQRERANR, from the exons GATACATCTCTGAGCGTCCAGCTCCATCCACTCGTCCTACTCACAATATCCGACTACATCACACGACACACACTACGACAGCAGAATGGTCCAATTGTGGGCGCAGTCATCGGGCAGCAAAATGGCAGGAGCTTCACACTCGAGCACGCCTTTGAGTGCAAGGTATCGGCACAAGACGGCGAAGTCAAGCTGGATCAAGAGTGGTTCAGTGATCGGATAGAAATGTACAAAGACGTCCACAAGGCTCCTGCGTTGGAATTGGTGGCACTCTTCGCGTTGGGTCCGGTCGATGGTCCGCAGCCTGCACATCTACCAATGCTGCGACAAGTGCGGCAGTTGCTTTCCTCCGACAGCATcatgctcttgctcttccatCCGGAAATGGTGGACAGCCTTCAAGGTGGGAAGCTACCCATCAGCCTATTCGAGTCGGTGGAAGAGATCGAGGCGGATCAATTACAGCTGCGATTTAGGGAGCTTCAGTACGAGGTCGAGACGGGCGATGCGGAGATGATCGGTGTGGACTTCGTGGCAAAGGGAGGTGGTACCGCCACGGCGGTGCGCAAAGCGGAAATCCACTCTCCGACAACGTCAGGAtcgaaagagaagaagggcaaagGTAAAGGCAAGGcgaaagaggaagacggaGACACCAATGAAACCACATCCACACACCATCTATcggccgaggacgacgagctcATCTCATCACTCAACGCCAAAGTCAATGCCATCAAGATGCTCAACGAGCGTCTCGATCTCATTCGGTCTTACCTCACGAGCCTCCCGCCGAGCTACCTCACGGACAGCACGTTGAAAGACATGCCCGAGAACGCCAACTATACCCTCCTTCGGAGCGTGAACAGCATGCTCTCCCGTCTACCACTCCTCACATCGCCAAAATCCGACTCGCAAGCCGCCTCCAAC CAAAAGGAGAAACAGGACGTCCACCTCACATCACTGCTGGCCAACCTCACACGCTCCGTCGCCGAAGCGCAGAGTCTGAGCTCGAAGTTCCACGTAGTCCAGCGCGAGAGGGCGAACAGG